The nucleotide sequence TAAAGCCAACCTGCAACACCAAGTCTTTGCCTTTAACTTGGGCGCGATAACCAACACCATTGATTTCAAGCTTCTTGGTATAGCCTTCGCTCACACCTTGAACCATGTTGCTAATGACGCTGCGTGCTGTACCCCACATTTTCCGGGCACCAATGCTATTGCCTCTCGGCTTAACGGACACCTGCTTGCCATCACTGGCGATATCTATATCACCTGAGAATTCAAAGCTCAGTTCACCTAGCTTGCCTTTTGTTTTCACCAGCTGACCGGCGACATCCACGGTTACACCGTCTGGAACATCAACGGGAAGTTGCCCTACTCTCGACATGGCTTATTCCTAACTCTCTACCCTAGAAGACCTTGCAAAGAACCTCGCCGCCGACATTCGCGGCGCGGGCCTCTGCATCGCTGAGCACACCTTGTGGTGTCGACAGGATGGAAATACCCAGCCCGTTGTAAACTCGCGTAAGATCTTTAATTTTCGAATACACCCGACGTCCCGGCTTTGAGACACGGCTGATTTCGCGGATCACTGGATCGCCCTCATGATACTTGAGTTCGATCTGCAATTCAGAAATTCCGGCAGATATTTCCGCTTGGGAATATCCACGGATAAATCCTTCCCGCTCCAACACCGCAAGCACATTGCTGCGAAGTTTGGAAGACGGTGCTTTGACGCTACTTTTGCGGGCCCGCTGTCCATTACGGATGCGAGTCAGCATATCGCCAAGAGGATCAGTCATCGACATATGTGTGTCCTCTCCCTACCAACTAGATTTGACAACGCCGGGAACTTGACCGTTAGAGGCCAGTTCACGCAACGCGATACGAGACAGTTTAAATTTACGGTAGTTACCCCGCGGGCGTCCGGACATCTCACACCGTAACCGAACACGTGTCGGCGACGAATTCCGGGGCAGCTTGGCCAACGCCAAACGCGCCTCAAAATTATCTTCCACCGATAGCGAGGAATCTTTGGCTCGTGCCTTCAGTTCCGCCCGCTTGGCAGCATACTTCTTCACGAGACGTTCCCGCCTCTTATTCTTTTCAACAGCGCTTCGCTTAGCCATTCTGCTTTTCTCCACTTGATGAGGCATCGCCGATGGGCATGTTGAACTGTTTAAGAAGTTCAAGTGCCTCACCGTCGTTTTGGGCGGATGTGCAGATCACGATGTCCATACCCCGGATCTGATCCACCTTGTCGTAGTCGATTTCCGGAAAAATAATTTGTTCAGTGATACCCAAGGCATAGTTGCCCCGGCCATCAAAACTTTTCGTGGACAAGCCACGGAAATCCCGAACACGGGGCAAAGCAACCGTCACCAGTCGATCTAGGAATTCGAACATCCTGTCGCGCCTGAGCGTTACCTTGCACCCAACGATCATGCCGTCCCGAAGCTTATACGTCGCAATTGATTTCTTT is from Rhodospirillaceae bacterium and encodes:
- the rplF gene encoding 50S ribosomal protein L6, with amino-acid sequence MSRVGQLPVDVPDGVTVDVAGQLVKTKGKLGELSFEFSGDIDIASDGKQVSVKPRGNSIGARKMWGTARSVISNMVQGVSEGYTKKLEINGVGYRAQVKGKDLVLQVGFSHEVNHPIPEGIKITCPDQTHIEIQGADKQRVGQTAAEIRSYRPPEPYKGKGIKYADEQILRKEGKKK
- the rpsN gene encoding 30S ribosomal protein S14; translation: MAKRSAVEKNKRRERLVKKYAAKRAELKARAKDSSLSVEDNFEARLALAKLPRNSSPTRVRLRCEMSGRPRGNYRKFKLSRIALRELASNGQVPGVVKSSW
- the rplE gene encoding 50S ribosomal protein L5 produces the protein MPRLRDHYNNVINPAMKEQFGYANAMLVPKLEKIVLNMGVGEASQDRKKIEGAVSDMTLISGQKPIVTRAKKSIATYKLRDGMIVGCKVTLRRDRMFEFLDRLVTVALPRVRDFRGLSTKSFDGRGNYALGITEQIIFPEIDYDKVDQIRGMDIVICTSAQNDGEALELLKQFNMPIGDASSSGEKQNG
- the rpsH gene encoding 30S ribosomal protein S8; this encodes MSMTDPLGDMLTRIRNGQRARKSSVKAPSSKLRSNVLAVLEREGFIRGYSQAEISAGISELQIELKYHEGDPVIREISRVSKPGRRVYSKIKDLTRVYNGLGISILSTPQGVLSDAEARAANVGGEVLCKVF